From the Roseateles sp. XES5 genome, one window contains:
- the ndk gene encoding nucleoside-diphosphate kinase, translated as MAIERTFSMIKPDATKRNLTGAITKMLEDAGLRVVASKRVWMSRGEAEAFYAVHKARPFFNDLVNFMISGPVMIQALEGEGAILKNRDLMGATDPKKAEKGTIRKTHALSIGENSVHGSDAPETAAQEIKYWFSDTEIVG; from the coding sequence ATGGCGATTGAACGCACCTTTTCGATGATCAAGCCGGACGCGACGAAGCGCAACCTCACCGGCGCCATCACCAAGATGCTCGAAGACGCAGGCCTGCGCGTCGTTGCTTCCAAGCGCGTCTGGATGAGCCGCGGCGAGGCCGAGGCCTTCTACGCCGTGCACAAGGCCCGTCCTTTCTTCAACGACCTGGTGAACTTCATGATCTCCGGCCCGGTGATGATCCAGGCTCTGGAAGGCGAAGGCGCCATCCTGAAGAACCGCGACCTGATGGGCGCCACCGACCCGAAGAAGGCCGAGAAGGGCACCATCCGCAAGACCCACGCTCTCTCCATCGGCGAGAACTCGGTTCACGGTTCGGACGCTCCGGAAACCGCTGCCCAGGAAATCAAGTACTGGTTCTCCGACACCGAAATCGTCGGCTGA
- a CDS encoding glutathione S-transferase family protein — protein sequence MTRLLYALAGADKARQFSPHVWKTVMSLAHKGLDYETVPVGFTEIHAIEDGATATVPLLRDGDRLVRDSFDIALYLDEAYPDRPSLFGGEGGKAMARFIENWSQSILHMAITRIAILDIHNLLGPADRDYFRQSREQRLGASLEDIAAAGKAEIDAFAKKLQPLRNMLKVQPFIGGEGPLFPDYIVFGALQWLRTTAGTRVLEADDPVALWFARCLDLHGGAGYRVTAA from the coding sequence ATGACCCGACTGCTCTATGCGCTTGCCGGCGCCGACAAGGCCCGCCAGTTTTCGCCCCATGTCTGGAAGACGGTGATGTCGCTCGCCCACAAGGGCCTCGACTACGAGACGGTGCCGGTCGGCTTCACCGAAATCCATGCCATCGAGGACGGCGCGACGGCGACGGTGCCGCTGCTGCGCGATGGCGACAGGCTGGTGCGCGACAGCTTCGACATCGCCCTCTATCTCGATGAGGCCTATCCCGACCGTCCCTCGCTGTTCGGCGGGGAGGGCGGCAAGGCGATGGCGCGCTTCATCGAGAACTGGTCGCAGTCGATCCTGCACATGGCCATCACCCGCATCGCCATTCTCGACATTCACAACCTGCTCGGCCCGGCCGACCGGGACTATTTCCGCCAGAGCCGCGAGCAGCGGCTGGGCGCCTCGCTGGAGGATATCGCGGCGGCCGGCAAGGCGGAGATCGACGCCTTCGCCAAGAAGCTCCAGCCGCTGCGCAACATGCTGAAGGTACAGCCCTTCATCGGCGGCGAGGGCCCGCTCTTTCCTGACTATATCGTCTTCGGCGCGCTGCAATGGCTGCGCACCACGGCGGGCACAAGGGTGCTGGAGGCGGACGACCCGGTCGCGCTCTGGTTCGCCCGCTGCCTCGACCTGCACGGCGGCGCCGGCTATCGTGTGACGGCGGCATGA
- a CDS encoding DinB family protein, translating into MRDHYRLFAAYNAWANRTLYEAVGKLDDEAYRRDLGAFFGSLHRTLNHLLTADRIWLKRFTGTGEAPTSLDAILFEDFAGLWAARQAEDARLIAFVDSLSEEKIAADFTYSPITNPTIITHPLAPALTHAFNHQTHHRGQCHAMLTMVGGPSLSLDLIYFARTEGVEFLK; encoded by the coding sequence ATGCGCGACCACTACCGCCTGTTCGCCGCCTACAATGCCTGGGCCAACCGCACGCTCTACGAGGCCGTCGGCAAGCTGGACGACGAAGCCTACCGCCGCGACCTCGGCGCCTTCTTCGGCTCCCTGCACCGCACGCTGAACCACCTCCTCACCGCCGACCGCATCTGGCTGAAGCGCTTCACCGGCACCGGCGAGGCCCCGACAAGCCTCGATGCGATCCTCTTCGAGGACTTCGCGGGTCTGTGGGCCGCGCGGCAGGCCGAGGACGCCCGCCTCATCGCCTTCGTCGATTCGCTGAGCGAGGAGAAGATCGCCGCCGATTTCACCTACAGCCCCATCACCAATCCCACGATCATCACCCACCCGCTCGCCCCGGCCCTCACCCACGCCTTCAACCACCAGACCCACCATCGCGGCCAGTGCCACGCCATGCTGACCATGGTCGGAGGACCGAGCCTTTCGCTGGACTTGATTTATTTCGCGCGGACTGAGGGGGTGGAGTTTCTCAAGTAG
- a CDS encoding zincin-like metallopeptidase domain-containing protein produces MDVFAPEHDAVLALTLCMSLEEHLNHGRPNAYLRTVFFRLGAPVGVQADDAAVEADSLPHQLGYAFEELVAELGSAFLCARLGIAPSFRSASYIDSSLKVLKGDNRAIFSAASYAGHAADWLWKEAFPEAPSEDFRQAAE; encoded by the coding sequence GTGGACGTGTTTGCCCCGGAACATGATGCCGTGCTCGCCCTGACGCTTTGCATGAGCCTTGAGGAGCACCTCAATCACGGCAGGCCCAACGCGTACCTCCGGACGGTATTTTTTCGTCTGGGCGCGCCCGTCGGGGTTCAGGCGGATGATGCCGCTGTTGAAGCCGATTCGCTCCCACATCAGCTCGGTTACGCCTTCGAGGAGCTGGTGGCGGAGTTGGGTAGTGCCTTCCTTTGCGCCCGGCTCGGCATTGCGCCGTCATTTCGCTCGGCCAGCTACATCGACAGTTCGCTGAAAGTTCTGAAAGGTGACAACCGCGCCATTTTCAGTGCCGCCAGCTATGCTGGACATGCGGCGGACTGGCTTTGGAAGGAGGCTTTCCCAGAGGCTCCGTCCGAGGACTTTCGACAGGCGGCCGAATAG
- a CDS encoding Gp49 family protein codes for MTSSLQVSDAESTAVQKTLHRVSLDAIENEVASIEYIRPNGADYMTIAVVIMRNGYVVLGKSAPADPENFNKELGEKFAREDAIRQIWPLMGYALREKLAS; via the coding sequence ATGACCTCTTCCCTTCAAGTCAGCGACGCTGAGTCTACCGCAGTCCAGAAGACACTTCACCGCGTATCGCTTGATGCAATTGAAAACGAAGTCGCATCCATTGAGTACATCCGCCCTAACGGGGCCGATTATATGACGATAGCAGTTGTGATCATGCGGAACGGCTATGTTGTCCTCGGAAAATCAGCGCCTGCTGACCCTGAGAACTTCAACAAAGAGCTTGGCGAAAAGTTTGCGCGCGAAGATGCCATCCGCCAAATTTGGCCGCTGATGGGATACGCCCTCCGCGAGAAACTCGCGTCGTAA
- a CDS encoding HNH endonuclease, whose product MEKPTRESVLKAMSLARMRGRGFSRKFIKGQRQTRSIVHEGFHYPLKAVWAAAHTPQTTSRELDLDTVIDEATKLGFKIGNRKGNSVARVTSAIGAVLPIYVLNESLEISVLEGKRAVVEMERILRSAAIVAAVKQNRTPICEACGFDFEEAYGEYGKGYIECHHIEPLHTRDGSDEITKEEDLALLCANCHRMVHHRNPHLSLDELKEILLRE is encoded by the coding sequence ATGGAGAAGCCGACGCGAGAAAGCGTACTCAAAGCTATGTCTCTAGCGCGCATGAGAGGGCGAGGCTTCTCGAGAAAGTTCATCAAGGGGCAGCGGCAGACGCGGTCCATCGTGCATGAAGGGTTTCACTACCCTCTTAAAGCGGTGTGGGCCGCCGCTCACACTCCTCAAACCACCAGTAGAGAGCTGGACTTAGATACGGTGATTGATGAGGCCACGAAACTTGGTTTCAAGATAGGCAATAGGAAGGGGAACAGCGTCGCTCGCGTGACTTCCGCTATCGGGGCCGTGCTGCCGATATATGTGCTTAACGAAAGTCTGGAAATATCCGTGCTCGAAGGCAAACGAGCAGTAGTAGAAATGGAGCGGATACTTCGCAGCGCGGCAATCGTTGCTGCGGTCAAGCAGAATCGTACTCCTATCTGCGAGGCCTGTGGTTTCGATTTCGAGGAGGCATACGGCGAATACGGCAAGGGTTATATCGAGTGCCACCACATCGAGCCCCTGCACACACGAGATGGTTCTGACGAGATTACGAAGGAAGAGGACCTTGCCCTCTTGTGCGCGAACTGCCACCGCATGGTGCATCATCGCAACCCCCATTTATCCCTCGATGAACTGAAAGAAATTCTGTTGCGGGAGTAG
- a CDS encoding DUF5675 family protein: protein MQAVPNRTGILIHGGNAHKDTEGYLLVGMGFIVSQLVSV, encoded by the coding sequence TTGCAGGCTGTTCCCAACCGTACTGGAATTCTAATACATGGGGGTAACGCGCACAAGGATACGGAGGGGTATCTGCTGGTGGGGATGGGGTTCATTGTTAGCCAGCTGGTGTCAGTGTAG
- a CDS encoding KAP family NTPase, translating to MSVKDVQAAIKKFLATDTPQVLCIRGAWGTGKTYTWQRLVKELRGSEKTIALGQYAYVSLFGINSITELKGAILQNTVQRKQIGDEISENTIRTRLTGAEKGMKALVMRFATTLGENMFDHFVTALSAFSSRQIICIDDLERKGDKLRSVDVLGYISHLKEDRNCKVVLLFNDEQLKDMKKFEAYLEKVVDIYLRFDPTPEEIGHIAITDEDGPLGKMVRDNAIKLGISNVRVIRKLFGLVKEVEPLLRAYDSTVLKTAASTIMLLGWSYFQPKSAPPLVYLKRMNTYMPTKVDEKLDMRWRDVLRRYGYSSTDDFDLLLLKGIENGYFDVTEINLQAAQLHQSAERSTMQTKMQRIWDDYQTSFTIPAEDILDRFHQCYLENINLISIGEMANLEWFFRELGDERSEDLVDRYIEQNRNTPMAFDYDRLRRFGQELPEAVHQKIETARAAQVPILPPQELLKALATRGSDKEIFIPASKLPLEEYVKAMKENEGMAFSDILTGFRQYLNTGGLDPACHTIMDKAGEALREIAKESPINNMRARRLGLIERLEQNELEAAAAAQADDLAYTERTKTEIDLTTARTSGRQDTPPKRGRKSQERPQ from the coding sequence ATGTCCGTGAAAGACGTACAGGCCGCCATCAAGAAATTTCTGGCCACGGACACGCCGCAGGTTCTGTGCATTCGGGGGGCATGGGGGACCGGCAAGACTTATACGTGGCAGCGGCTTGTTAAGGAGTTGCGCGGCTCGGAAAAGACCATTGCCCTCGGTCAGTACGCGTATGTGTCCCTCTTCGGCATAAACTCCATTACGGAGCTCAAGGGCGCCATCCTACAGAACACCGTCCAACGTAAGCAAATTGGCGATGAGATTTCGGAAAACACAATCAGAACGCGGCTGACCGGCGCCGAAAAGGGTATGAAGGCGCTCGTGATGAGGTTCGCGACGACCTTGGGCGAAAACATGTTCGACCATTTCGTAACGGCTCTGTCCGCGTTCTCATCAAGGCAAATCATCTGCATCGATGATCTGGAGCGGAAAGGGGACAAGCTCCGGAGCGTCGATGTTCTGGGCTACATATCGCACCTCAAGGAAGACCGGAACTGCAAGGTAGTGCTTCTTTTCAACGATGAGCAACTGAAGGACATGAAGAAGTTCGAGGCCTACCTTGAGAAGGTCGTGGACATCTATCTCCGATTTGACCCGACCCCCGAGGAAATCGGTCATATCGCCATTACCGATGAGGACGGCCCGCTTGGCAAGATGGTTCGTGACAATGCCATAAAGCTCGGCATCAGTAACGTGCGAGTGATACGCAAACTCTTCGGGCTCGTGAAGGAGGTCGAACCTCTCCTCAGGGCATACGACAGCACAGTTTTAAAAACCGCTGCATCGACAATCATGCTGCTTGGATGGAGCTATTTTCAGCCCAAATCAGCTCCCCCGCTTGTATACTTGAAGCGAATGAATACCTATATGCCGACAAAGGTCGATGAGAAACTCGACATGAGATGGCGTGACGTTCTACGCCGGTACGGATACTCATCAACCGATGATTTCGACCTGCTTCTTCTGAAGGGAATAGAAAACGGCTACTTCGATGTGACAGAGATCAACCTGCAAGCGGCCCAGCTCCACCAATCAGCTGAGCGCTCTACCATGCAGACGAAGATGCAACGCATTTGGGATGACTATCAGACCTCATTCACCATACCCGCCGAAGACATCCTCGACCGGTTTCACCAGTGCTACCTCGAGAACATAAACCTCATCAGCATCGGCGAAATGGCAAATCTCGAATGGTTCTTCCGTGAGCTTGGCGATGAGCGTTCGGAGGACTTGGTTGACAGGTATATCGAACAGAACCGTAACACGCCTATGGCTTTCGATTACGACCGGCTAAGACGATTTGGACAGGAACTTCCCGAGGCGGTCCACCAGAAGATTGAGACAGCGCGTGCTGCTCAGGTCCCAATATTACCCCCACAAGAGCTCCTGAAAGCGTTGGCGACGCGAGGTTCTGACAAGGAAATCTTCATACCTGCCTCCAAGCTCCCGCTTGAAGAATACGTCAAGGCAATGAAAGAGAACGAAGGGATGGCATTCTCTGATATTCTCACGGGTTTCCGCCAATACCTGAACACCGGCGGGCTCGACCCAGCATGTCATACCATCATGGACAAAGCGGGCGAAGCCTTGAGGGAAATTGCGAAGGAAAGTCCAATCAATAACATGCGCGCCCGCCGACTGGGGCTGATTGAGCGCTTAGAGCAAAACGAGCTGGAAGCCGCCGCAGCCGCCCAAGCGGACGATCTGGCATACACGGAGCGCACGAAGACCGAAATCGATCTTACCACAGCCCGAACGTCCGGCCGCCAAGATACCCCGCCGAAGCGAGGACGAAAGTCACAAGAACGGCCACAATAG
- a CDS encoding GGDEF domain-containing protein — protein MSSKATPVSRDTQPAVPPIMARIAHVMANLGIAALPRNYELLFEALNGNAGVAREIAALGKAPEQGALDAVALRHSLPTHNVLAAGQAAGEAVQLLSEIARTADESHRQRAAAVQELEEIAARMNRDPVLGISDFASDTVRLLSLVRDILGTDRLAALRMGDLQAHLDGLRSGLAVSREALTHDPVTGLANHAALLGRLRGFFKDEAAEGTAALLLFRVEQLKDFAESHPAGAAEKTLKRLAAIFRRSVKKEDFVARTAPDAFCLLLRNVDREIAVTIARRVAARVAEKPFPFMDRELPAGFLTLTAGVAMSDSAQTPAAFYDQADQALAYAAESGIALRIYSAEVAERAGRTYKGQ, from the coding sequence ATGAGTAGCAAAGCCACCCCAGTCTCCAGGGACACCCAGCCGGCCGTTCCGCCGATCATGGCGCGCATCGCCCATGTCATGGCCAATCTCGGCATCGCCGCCCTGCCGCGCAATTACGAACTGCTGTTCGAGGCGCTGAACGGCAATGCGGGCGTGGCGCGCGAGATCGCCGCGCTCGGCAAGGCGCCCGAGCAGGGCGCGCTCGATGCCGTCGCGCTGCGCCATTCGCTGCCCACCCACAATGTCCTTGCCGCCGGGCAGGCCGCCGGCGAAGCCGTGCAGTTGCTGTCGGAGATCGCCCGCACCGCGGACGAAAGCCATCGCCAGCGCGCCGCCGCCGTGCAGGAGCTGGAAGAGATCGCCGCGCGCATGAACCGCGACCCGGTGCTCGGCATTTCCGATTTCGCCAGCGACACGGTGCGCCTGCTCTCGCTGGTGCGCGACATTCTCGGCACCGACCGGCTCGCCGCCCTGCGCATGGGCGACCTCCAGGCCCATCTCGACGGCCTGCGCTCCGGCCTTGCCGTCAGCCGCGAGGCGCTGACGCACGATCCGGTGACCGGCCTTGCCAATCATGCCGCGCTGCTCGGCCGCCTCCGGGGCTTCTTCAAGGACGAGGCGGCGGAAGGCACGGCTGCGCTGCTGCTCTTCCGGGTCGAACAGCTGAAGGACTTCGCCGAAAGCCATCCGGCGGGCGCGGCGGAAAAGACGCTGAAGCGGCTCGCCGCCATCTTCCGCCGCTCGGTGAAGAAGGAAGACTTCGTCGCCCGCACCGCGCCCGACGCCTTCTGCCTGCTGCTGCGCAATGTCGACCGGGAGATCGCCGTCACCATCGCGCGCCGCGTCGCCGCGCGGGTCGCGGAAAAGCCCTTCCCCTTCATGGACCGCGAGTTGCCGGCCGGCTTCCTGACGCTGACGGCGGGCGTGGCGATGAGCGATTCGGCGCAGACCCCCGCCGCCTTCTACGATCAGGCCGACCAGGCGCTCGCCTATGCGGCCGAAAGCGGCATCGCGCTGCGCATCTATTCGGCGGAAGTCGCCGAACGCGCGGGCCGCACCTACAAGGGCCAATAG
- a CDS encoding ABC-F family ATP-binding cassette domain-containing protein — MITISGLTARVAGRLLIDNATLSLPSGVKVGIIGPNGAGKSTLFRVITGQLAAEAGSISLPKNARIGQVAQEAPGTDDSLIEIVLAADTERASLLKEAETASDPHRIAEIQTRLADIGAHSAEARAASILAGLGFDHEAQQRPAKSFSGGWRMRVALASVLFSEPDLLLLDEPTNYLDLEGTLWLEDYVRRYPHTVIIISHDRDLLNTAVNAIVHLDQQKLTFYRGSYDQFERQKAEADELQMKAKAKNEAARKHLQKFIDRFKAKASKAKQAQSRVKALERMGTVAAVVETHVQPITFPEPEKQPASPIVAIEGGAVGYVPGKPILKQINLRIDNDDRIALLGSNGNGKSTFAKFISGRLEAETGAVKRAPGLKIGFFAQHQLDDLMPEQSPVEHVRRLMPEAPEAKVRARVAQMGLATEKMSTAAKDLSGGEKARLLMGLAAFDAPNLLILDEPTNHLDIDSRRALIEALNDYDGAVILISHDRHLIEATVDRLWLVNNGTVKSFDGDMEEYRGLIVQSGKRDEKDKPAAAGGEANKAELRKANADRRAQLAPLKKKINEIESLTGKLQKQIQLLDAELADPALYEKNPAKAAEKAKLRSMAVDKLNDAEEQWLELSSEYEEAMAG; from the coding sequence ATGATCACGATTTCCGGCCTCACCGCCCGCGTTGCCGGGCGTCTCCTCATCGATAACGCCACCCTTTCGCTGCCGAGCGGCGTGAAAGTGGGCATCATCGGCCCCAACGGCGCCGGCAAGTCCACGCTGTTCCGCGTCATCACCGGCCAGCTTGCCGCCGAAGCCGGCAGCATTTCGCTGCCGAAGAACGCGCGCATCGGCCAGGTGGCGCAGGAAGCGCCGGGCACGGACGACTCCCTCATCGAGATCGTGCTGGCCGCCGATACGGAGCGCGCCAGCCTTCTCAAGGAAGCCGAGACGGCGAGCGACCCGCACCGCATCGCGGAAATCCAGACGCGGCTTGCCGATATCGGCGCCCATTCGGCGGAAGCGCGCGCGGCGAGCATCCTTGCCGGCCTCGGCTTCGACCACGAGGCGCAGCAGCGCCCGGCCAAGAGCTTTTCCGGCGGCTGGCGCATGCGCGTGGCGCTCGCCTCGGTGCTGTTCTCCGAGCCGGACCTCCTGCTGCTGGACGAACCGACCAACTATCTCGACCTCGAAGGCACGCTCTGGCTGGAAGACTATGTGCGGCGCTATCCGCACACCGTCATCATCATCAGCCACGACCGGGACCTCCTCAACACCGCCGTCAACGCCATCGTGCATCTCGACCAGCAGAAGCTGACCTTCTATCGCGGCTCCTACGACCAGTTCGAGCGCCAGAAGGCGGAAGCCGACGAATTGCAGATGAAGGCGAAGGCCAAGAACGAGGCCGCGCGCAAGCACCTGCAGAAGTTCATCGACCGCTTCAAGGCCAAGGCCAGCAAGGCCAAGCAGGCGCAGAGCCGGGTCAAGGCCCTGGAGCGCATGGGCACGGTCGCGGCGGTCGTGGAAACCCACGTCCAGCCGATCACCTTCCCCGAGCCGGAAAAGCAGCCCGCCTCGCCCATCGTCGCCATCGAGGGCGGCGCGGTCGGCTATGTGCCGGGCAAGCCGATCCTCAAGCAGATCAACCTTCGCATCGACAATGACGACCGCATCGCCCTGCTCGGCTCGAACGGCAACGGCAAGTCGACCTTCGCCAAGTTCATCTCCGGCCGGCTGGAAGCCGAGACGGGCGCGGTCAAGCGCGCGCCGGGCCTCAAGATCGGCTTCTTCGCCCAGCACCAGCTCGACGACCTCATGCCCGAGCAGTCGCCGGTGGAGCATGTGCGCCGGCTGATGCCGGAGGCGCCAGAGGCCAAGGTGCGCGCCCGCGTCGCGCAGATGGGTCTTGCCACCGAGAAGATGTCGACCGCCGCCAAGGACCTGTCGGGCGGCGAGAAGGCCCGCCTGCTGATGGGCCTTGCCGCCTTCGACGCGCCGAACCTTCTCATCCTCGACGAGCCGACCAACCATCTCGACATCGACAGCCGCCGCGCGCTGATCGAGGCGCTGAACGACTATGACGGCGCCGTCATCCTGATCTCGCACGACCGGCACCTGATCGAGGCGACCGTCGACCGGCTCTGGCTGGTCAACAACGGCACCGTCAAATCCTTCGACGGCGACATGGAGGAATATCGCGGCCTTATCGTCCAGTCCGGCAAGCGGGACGAGAAGGACAAGCCCGCCGCCGCCGGGGGCGAAGCCAACAAGGCGGAACTGCGCAAGGCCAATGCCGACCGGCGCGCCCAGCTCGCCCCGCTGAAGAAAAAGATCAACGAAATCGAATCCCTGACGGGAAAACTGCAGAAGCAGATTCAGCTTCTTGATGCGGAACTTGCGGACCCCGCGCTCTACGAGAAAAATCCGGCCAAGGCCGCCGAGAAGGCCAAGCTCCGCTCCATGGCCGTCGACAAGCTCAACGACGCCGAGGAGCAGTGGCTGGAGCTTTCGTCCGAATATGAGGAGGCGATGGCCGGCTGA
- a CDS encoding TRAP transporter substrate-binding protein, giving the protein MDRRSFIKKAGVAGVGGAAATVLAAPALAQSNPKINWRLASSFPKSLDTIYGGAEVLSKYVSEATDGNFQIQVFAAGEIVPGLQAADAAAAGTVEAAHTVSYYYWGKDPVWALGAAVPFALNARGMNAWQYHGGGIDLFNEFLATQGLVGFAGGNTGTQMGGWFRKEIKSPADFKGLKMRLGGGLVGEVMQKLGAVPQSIPGGEIYQSLEKGTIDAAEWVGPYDDQKLGFNKVAPFYYYPGWWEGGPEVHAMFNKAAFDGLPKAYQSLLRTACQATDANMLQKYDYLNPAAIKRLVAAGAKLSPFSQEILSACFDASNEVYAEMEASNPTFKKIWDSIKAFRGEYYLNAQIAEYNYDTFMMIQQRSNKL; this is encoded by the coding sequence ATGGATCGTCGTTCATTCATCAAGAAAGCCGGTGTGGCTGGCGTCGGCGGTGCGGCCGCCACGGTGCTTGCCGCCCCGGCGCTCGCGCAGAGCAATCCGAAGATCAACTGGCGTCTCGCCTCGTCCTTCCCCAAGTCGCTCGACACGATCTATGGCGGCGCGGAAGTGCTGTCGAAATACGTGTCCGAAGCGACGGACGGCAATTTCCAGATCCAGGTTTTCGCCGCCGGCGAAATCGTGCCCGGCCTGCAGGCCGCTGACGCCGCCGCCGCCGGCACCGTGGAAGCGGCCCATACCGTTTCCTACTACTACTGGGGCAAGGACCCCGTCTGGGCGCTCGGCGCGGCCGTGCCCTTCGCGCTCAACGCGCGCGGCATGAACGCCTGGCAGTACCATGGCGGCGGCATCGACCTCTTCAACGAATTCCTCGCCACGCAGGGCCTCGTCGGCTTCGCCGGCGGCAACACCGGCACCCAGATGGGCGGCTGGTTCCGCAAGGAGATCAAGTCGCCGGCCGACTTCAAGGGCCTGAAGATGCGCCTGGGCGGCGGCCTGGTCGGTGAGGTGATGCAGAAGCTGGGTGCGGTGCCCCAGAGCATCCCTGGCGGCGAGATCTACCAGTCGCTGGAGAAGGGCACCATCGACGCGGCCGAGTGGGTGGGCCCCTATGACGACCAGAAGCTGGGCTTCAACAAGGTGGCGCCCTTCTACTACTACCCCGGCTGGTGGGAAGGCGGTCCCGAGGTGCATGCCATGTTCAACAAGGCGGCCTTCGACGGCCTGCCGAAGGCTTATCAGTCGCTGCTGCGCACGGCCTGCCAGGCGACCGACGCCAACATGCTGCAGAAATACGACTACCTGAACCCCGCGGCCATCAAGCGCCTCGTCGCCGCCGGCGCGAAGCTGAGCCCGTTCAGCCAGGAAATCCTGTCGGCCTGCTTCGACGCGTCCAACGAGGTCTATGCCGAGATGGAAGCCTCGAACCCGACCTTCAAGAAGATCTGGGACTCGATCAAGGCCTTCCGTGGCGAGTACTACCTCAACGCCCAGATCGCCGAATACAACTACGACACCTTCATGATGATCCAGCAGCGCAGCAACAAGCTGTAA
- a CDS encoding GNAT family N-acetyltransferase produces MIRLARPDDEAWIRDCADRAYARYVAAIGRKPAPMLADFAAEIRGGTVHVAVEGDTFQGFIIFLPEGDHMLLESVAVLPEAAGRGVGKALIGFCEAETLRRGLSAVHLYTNEKMTENLAIYPRLGYVEVARRTEDGFNRVFFEKAISGPSV; encoded by the coding sequence ATGATCAGGCTTGCCCGGCCGGACGACGAGGCCTGGATCCGCGACTGCGCCGACAGGGCCTATGCGCGTTACGTCGCCGCCATCGGCCGCAAGCCCGCGCCGATGCTTGCCGATTTCGCCGCGGAGATCAGGGGCGGCACGGTGCATGTCGCGGTGGAGGGCGATACCTTCCAGGGCTTCATCATCTTCCTGCCCGAGGGCGACCACATGCTGCTGGAGAGCGTCGCCGTGCTGCCGGAGGCGGCCGGGCGTGGCGTCGGCAAGGCGTTGATCGGCTTCTGCGAGGCGGAGACGCTGCGGCGCGGCCTTTCCGCCGTCCATCTCTACACGAACGAGAAGATGACCGAAAATCTCGCGATCTATCCAAGGCTCGGCTACGTCGAGGTGGCGCGCCGCACGGAGGACGGCTTCAATCGCGTGTTCTTCGAGAAGGCGATCTCCGGTCCGTCCGTTTGA
- a CDS encoding VOC family protein — translation MRFVNPIPFVRDIARARRFYEERLGLTVLEDFGSFVLFETGFALHEGPALERTVWGEASETDAPYGRKNLLLYFEHDDIDAAFAAIAPHVELIHPVEKQAWGQRVFRFYDPDRHAVEIGEPQDLPPTAERERGEGQQ, via the coding sequence ATGCGCTTCGTCAATCCCATCCCCTTCGTCCGCGACATCGCCCGTGCGCGCCGGTTCTACGAAGAGCGCCTCGGCCTGACCGTCCTGGAGGACTTCGGCAGCTTCGTTCTGTTCGAGACGGGCTTTGCCCTTCATGAAGGCCCGGCGCTGGAACGCACGGTGTGGGGCGAGGCTTCGGAGACGGACGCGCCCTATGGGCGGAAGAACCTGCTGCTCTATTTCGAGCATGACGATATCGACGCCGCCTTCGCGGCCATCGCGCCGCATGTCGAGCTGATCCATCCCGTCGAAAAGCAGGCCTGGGGCCAGCGCGTGTTCCGGTTTTACGATCCGGACCGCCATGCCGTGGAGATCGGCGAACCGCAGGACCTGCCACCGACGGCGGAGAGGGAACGAGGGGAGGGACAGCAATGA